A stretch of DNA from Thermanaerosceptrum fracticalcis:
TACATCAGAAGTACTTCATCGCCCTGCTGCAATGGAATGTCTTCGCGGGTCACAACGCCATTCACCACAATCATCAGATCCGGAGCTAATTCCCCTTGATTCTTTAGTCGGGAACGAAGCAGTGGATAATCCTCAATCAGAGTGTCCAGTAGATGATAGGTCGTAAGTGGTTCCTTGATGGTAACGGTGATGGAATGGTCTTTGATTGGTAACCCATCTTCCAACCCACCGAGAAAGCGTACCTTTACATCGACATTCTTATTTTTTTCTTGCAAGCAGCTCCCTACTTCCTATTTGAGGTTTTGTACAATCTCGTCAAGACCCAGGGCTTGCACGGTTTCTTTCTTGGGAAT
This window harbors:
- a CDS encoding MoaD/ThiS family protein, with product MQEKNKNVDVKVRFLGGLEDGLPIKDHSITVTIKEPLTTYHLLDTLIEDYPLLRSRLKNQGELAPDLMIVVNGVVTREDIPLQQGDEVLLMYIGVGG